A window from Xiphias gladius isolate SHS-SW01 ecotype Sanya breed wild unplaced genomic scaffold, ASM1685928v1 HiC_scaffold_1474, whole genome shotgun sequence encodes these proteins:
- the si:dkey-7l6.3 gene encoding zinc finger protein 260 produces MTSYTAFHTQLTSIMEALAKAAVAEICELVDDSYAVLQLEISRSHKENEALRRKLEMIETIIARGHRGSAAMLDYGGPEAEAGGGLVDFAVERVLPTGAGAKQPKAPGLKRSGRVPALEAATEVNPATKEDTGSAAAEEANDRDVVLIKEETAKEDANDNDATEELLLHEEGTEVQPSEADDGEEGPSGMMISISAADMRLWDQNGDGLSEQVEHQESRSAPGSPGPAGAAERNPMEVVFELASESDCEAPTRKPFLLGSGGSPASLSGTSELKRGVSLISSSPYDTELDLCSSWTNQGLPSMVPAPRRPYLKPDHRPILLDKVSDLNAAGFPLALGLGGSRLDALDLNRYCRDRRFVCSYCGKCFTSSRSLETHVRVHTGERPYSCAQCGKRFTQSGHLKTHQSVHTGERPFACEHCGKRFAGKQNLRIHQQKHHPAEQPAAPV; encoded by the exons ATGACGAGTTACACGGCGTTTCATACTCAGCTGACGTCCATCATGGAGGCTCTGGCCAAAGCGGCCGTGGCGGAGATCTGCGAGCTGGTGGACGACAGCTACGCCGTGTTGCAGCTGGAGATCAGCCGGAGCCACAAGGAGAACGAGGCGCTGAGGAGGAAGCTGGAGATGATCGAGACCATCATCGCCCGGGGACACCGGGGGAGCGCCGCGATGTTGGATTACGGCGGACCGGAGGCGGAGGCCGGCGGGGGGCTGGTGGACTTCGCAGTGG AACGTGTCTTGCCAACTGGAGCGGGCGCCAAGCAGCCGAAAGCCCCCGGCCTCAAAAGAAGCGGACGGGTCCCTGCTCTGGAGGCGGCGACAGAAGTGAACCCCGCCACCAAAGAG GATACTGGGTCCGCAGCTGCCGAGGAGGCAAACGATCGGGACGTGGTTTTGATAAAGGAGGAAACGGCGAAAGAGGATGCGAATGACAACGATGCCACGGAGGAGCTGCTTCTCCACGAGGAAG GGACGGAGGTGCAGCCGTCAGAAGCAGATGACGGCGAGGAGGGACCCTCTGGGATGATGATCTCCATCTCAGCGGCCGACATGAGGCTGTGGGACCAGAACGGTGACGGACTGTCAGAGCAGGTCGAGCATCAAGAGTCCCGCAGCGCACCGGGGTCCCCGGGTCCCGCAGGGGCTGCTGAGAGGAACCCAATGGAGGTCGTGTTTGAGTTGGCCTCAGAGTCCGACTGCGAAGCCCCTACGAGAAAGCCCTTCCTCCTCGGGTCTGGGGGCAGTCCAGCCTCCCTGTCTGGGACCTCCGAGCTGAAGCGGGGCGTGTCTCTGATCAGCTCCAGCCCCTACGACACAGAGCTGGATCTCTGCTCCTCGTGGACCAATCAGGGCCTGCCGAGCATGGTGCCCGCGCCTCGTCGGCCCTACCTGAAACCGGACCATCGGCCGATTCTCCTGGACAAAGTGTCCGACTTGAACGCTGCAGGTTTCCCCTTGGCGCTGGGCCTCGGCGGCTCCAGACTGGACGCTCTGGACCTGAACAGGTACTGCAGGGACAGGCGCTTCGTCTGCAGCTACTGCGGGAAATGCTTCACGTCATCGCGGAGCCTGGAGACGCACGTGCGCGTGCACACGGGGGAGCGGCCGTACAGCTGCGCCCAGTGCGGGAAGCGCTTCACGCAGTCAGGCCACCTGAAGACGCACCAGAGCGTCCACACCGGAGAGCGGCCGTTCGCGTGCGAGCACTGCGGGAAAAGGTTCGCCGGGAAGCAGAACCTGAGGATCCATCAGCAGAAACACCATCCGGCCGAGCAGCCGGCCGCCCCCGTTTAA
- the LOC120787416 gene encoding uncharacterized protein LOC120787416, with product MSVTTSRALREQLSVIMGALTKAAVAEICEVVDEGYAVLRMEISRSRKENEDLRKKLHLIESIVVPGNCGGKAAEPEVVAAAEGAQQAEAPRQPPPPPRDGDGGDGGAAVVVRDELPEVVLIKDEDSDSNDTFEDDNQTSADGGAAAARDAAAPAPIGRSTKRHWPGNEEAEKSSSSSEQLTLKISKLTTGTQKKSVSVYTLDSPPSEPGCSGRLGADEMEAGESVCSYSSQMDPDVHLVHQDCSLVSPSSHRQTYFANGSLMESPSPSNRTEPDLSLTWTKQSKSQMSFAHFHQNENADGDAFGLKLISVSGSTSTDCQLSESSNSAFEYEDADMMNFALYRDQSGRSQLCNGQPSAGARGKRFICSICSKTYATSQNLDVHMRIHTGERPFSCSQCGKKFTQSAHLKSHLSVHSGERPYACTLCSRSFIVKYSLKLHMKKCHPNICSSDSVQTKTHAADRNMSPAFHAQLASIMEVLANTAVAEICELVDSGYSVLQLEISRSRKENEVLRRKLRLMELRAARANALRAAAGAAAAAAAPLHASGRARAQLPAHHPGNDTRRNRTPGVVFARPLGNGAPCVPTGAAQKQPERKGNRPLAARPVSVPTRHRTGLKPPGTVEQVRKRKGAKMFPRSSATKFSPENYKRAAVLSRRAPPQELPQRGDRSPPSDTGPETTPVVPAAGEPATLTTAVIKVEDDDESWSQSERDKGFCRVVEGQTTETEAPPPLTKQETADQGGDSNRSWTSGEVSSTSMSVQKTPDASQKSETSSYECLMYEPPLQHGSRTTQNPLSEDPGCSYVLNASVLSVSADSGGSTFPFNVSEVGLSAAEHQQPAGFTDVQQRAPLAADEPPLPARKGLTGRQNAFIRRDGWRHQEGVNRAANRSREDGGGKSFVCNCCGKTLACLKNLKTHMRVHTGEKPFVCALCGKRFSDSSNLKRHQSVHTGEKRYGCVHCGKRFAQSGSLKVHMTVHTDCKQFRCSYCGKTFISGSHLRRHITVHGGEKRFAHTLQ from the exons ATGTCCGTCACGACGAGCAGGGCGCTCCGCGAGCAGCTGTCCGTCATCATGGGCGCGCTGACCAAAGCGGCGGTGGCGGAGATCTGCGAGGTGGTGGACGAAGGCTACGCGGTGCTGCGGATGGAGATCTCCCGGAGCCGCAAGGAGAACGAGGACCTGCGGAAGAAGCTGCACCTCATCGAGTCCATCGTGGTCCCGGGGAACTGCGGGGGGAAGGCGGCCGAACCGGAGGTCGTAGCGGCCGCGGAGGGCGCGCAGCAGGCGGAGGCGCCGCggcagccgccgccgccgccgcgggACGGTGACGGAGGAGACGGGGGAGCCGCGGTGGTGGTGCGGGACGAG CTTCCGGAGGTGGTGCTGATCAAAGACGAAGACTCGGACAGCAACGACACCTTCGAGGACG ATAACCAAACGTCCGCTGACGGAGGGGCGGCCGCAGCCCGAGACGCCGCCGCGCCGGCCCCGATCGGCCGGAGCACGAAGAGACACTGGCCGGGAAACGAGGAGGCTGAGAAGTCGTCGTCGTCCTCTGAGCAGCTCACACTGAAAATATCCAAGCTGACCACAGGGACGCAGAAGAAGAGCGTGTCCGTCTACACTCTGGACTCTCCTCCCAGCGAGCCGGGCTGCTCCGGTCGGCTCGGCGCCGACGAGATGGAGGCCGGAGAGTCTGTCTGCTCCTACTCCTCGCAGATGGACCCCGACGTCCATCTGGTCCACCAGGACTGCTCGCTGGTTTCCCCGAGCTCTCACAGGCAGACTTACTTCGCCAACGGTTCTCTGATGGAGTCTCCGTCGCCTTCAAACAGAACGGAACCGGATCTCAGTCTCACGTGGACCAAACAGTCAAAGAGTCAGATGTCTTTCGCTCATTTTCACCAAAACGAAAACGCGGACGGCGATGCCTTCGGGCTCAAGCTGATCAGCGTCTCGGGCTCGACCTCCACAGACTGCCAGCTCTCCGAGAGCAGCAACTCAGCGTTCGAGTACGAGGACGCCGACATGATGAACTTCGCCCTCTACAGGGACCAGTCCGGTCGGTCTCAGCTCTGTAACGGGCAGCCGAGCGCCGGCGCCCGAGGGAAGCGCTTCATTTGCTCCATCTGCAGCAAGACCTACGCCACGTCCCAGAACCTGGACGTTCACATGCGGATCCACACCGGCGAGAGGCCGTTCAGCTGCAGCCAGTGCGGCAAGAAGTTCACCCAGTCGGCTCACCTGAAGTCGCACCTGAGCGTGCACTCGGGAGAGCGGCCGTATGCCTGCACGCTCTGCTCCAGGAGCTTCATCGTCAAGTACAGCCTCAAGCTACACATGAAGAAATGCCACCCCAACATCTG CAGTTCGGATTCAGTTCAAACGAAGACGCACGCGGCGGATCGAAACATGTCCCCGGCCTTCCACGCGCAACTGGCCTCCATTATGGAGGTGCTGGCAAACACGGCGGTGGCGGAGATCTGTGAGCTCGTGGACAGCGGATACTCGGTGCTGCAGCTGGAGATCTCGCGGAGCCGCAAAGAGAACGAGGTGCTGCGGAGGAAACTGCGGCTCATGGAGCTCCGCGCCGCCCGCGCGAACGCCCTGCGAGCCGCCGCCggtgccgccgccgccgccgccgcgccGCTGCACGCGAGCGGCCGCGCGCGAGCTCAGCTGCCCGCTCATCACCCGGGCAACGACACGAGGAGGAACCGCACACCTGGAG TCGTGTTTGCCCGCCCTCTGGGAAACGGCGCTCCCTGCGTCCCGACCGGGGCAGCGCAAAAACAGCCCGAAAGGAAAGGGAACCGACCTTTAGCCGCGCGCCCAGTCTCCGTCCCCACACGTCACCGAACAGGTTTAAAGCCGCCGGGGACCGTGGAGCAAGTTCGAAAACGAAAAGGGGCAAAAATGTTCCCACGATCCTCCGCGACAAAGTTCAGTCCTGAAAATTACAAGC GTGCGGCGGTGCTGTCCAGACGAGCGCCCCCCCAGGAGTTGCCGCAGCGCGGAGACCGCAGTCCGCCCTCTGACACAGGACCAGAAACCACACCGGTAGTG CCCGCCGCAGGCGAACCAGCCACCCTGACGACTGCGGTGATCAAGGTGGAGGACGACGACGAGTCCTGGTCCCAATCTGAGCGGGACA agGGATTTTGTCGCGTTGTTGAAGGACAGACGACGGAGACAGAAGCCCCGCCCCCGCTGACCAAACAGGAAACGGCAGACCAAGGCGGCGACTCAAATCGATCATGGACGAGCGGGGAAGTCAGTTCCACCTCCATGTCTGTCCAAAAAACCCCGGACGCCAGCCAGAAGTCAGAAACCAGCAGTTACGAATGCCTGATGTACGAGCCCCCGCTCCAACATGGCTCCCGCACTACCCAGAATCCTCTGAGCGAGGACCCCGGCTGCTCGTACGTGCTGAACGCCAGTGTGTTGAGCGTTTCAGCCGATTCGGGCGGCAGCACCTTCCCCTTCAACGTCAGCGAGGTGGGTCTCTCTGCAGCAGAGCACCAGCAGCCTGCAGGGTTCACGGACGTCCAGCAGAGGGCGCCGTTAGCCGCAGACGAGCCTCCGCTTCCGGCGAGGAAAGGGCTGACGGGAAGACAAAATGCTTTCATCCGGAGGGACGGGTGGAGACATCAGGAGGGAGTCAACAGAGCTGCCAACCGCAGCAGAGAGGACGGCGGGGGGAAGTCTTTTGTCTGTAACTGCTGCGGTAAGACTCTGGCCTGCCTGAAGAACCTGAAGACCCACATGAGGGTCCACACGGGCGAGAAGCCGTTCGTCTGCGCGCTCTGCGGCAAACGCTTCTCCGACTCCAGCAACCTGAAACGCCACCAGAGCGTCCACACCGGCGAGAAGCGCTACGGCTGCGTCCACTGCGGCAAACGCTTCGCCCAGTCAGGATCCCTGAAGGTCCACATGACCGTCCACACGGACTGTAAACAGTTCAGGTGTTCATACTGCGGCAAGACGTTCATATCGGGCAGCCACCTGCGACGACACATCACCGTCCACGGAGGAGAGAAACGATTCGCTCACACGTTACAGTGA